Within the Agromyces ramosus genome, the region GCAGCTGCAGTACTGAGGCGCGCATGAATGGCGGTGCTGGGCAGCACGACGGAAACGCCGGGTTCGTGATCGCGACTATCGGCGACAACACGATCGACCGGTACATCGGCGACGAGTCCGCGCGATACGCCGGCGGCAACGCCTACAACGTCGCTGCCCAGCTCGCCGGTCGCGGCCGCGCGGTCGCGTACTTCGGCGCGGTCGGCGCCGATGCGAACTCGCGCACCATCGCGCGCGGCCTGCACCGCGCCGGCATCGAACCCGTGGGCCTCGTCACCATGGCGGGGCCAACGGCCGCCACGACGATTCGCGTCGACGGCGGCGAGCGCGTCTTCGAGAGGGAGGAGTTCGGCGTGACCGCCGACTACTTCCCCAGCGACGCCGACCTCGAACTGCTGGCGAAGGCATCCTGGGTGCACATCGGCATGCTGCCCCGCGCCGGGGAACTGCGTGCCCGGCTCGCCTCGCTCGGACGCCGCGCCGGCGCCGCGAACCGCCCGGTCGTGAGCCAGGACTGCGCCGTCGCGTCGGGCTTCACCGAACTGGACGTCGCGTTCGGCTCCGTCGGCGAGCGTGGCGATGCCCGCGCATGGGCGATCTCGGCGCTCGGGGCGGGCGCTCGCTCAGCCGTCGTGACCCGCGGCGCCGCCGGGGCAGTCGCGACGGACGGCGCAGACTGGTTCGAGCAGCGGGCGGTCCCGGTCGACGTAGTCGACACCACCGGCGCGGGCGACGCGTTCATCGCCGGCTTCATCGCTGCGCGCCTCGACGGCGCCGAGATCCCGTCGGCCCTCGAGCGCGGAGCGCACTGGGCCGCGGCGGCGTGCAGCCACCGTGGCGGCTGGCCGCTCGCCCGCGCGGACACGTCGAGGGCTCGAACCTGAGCCCGCCACGAGCCTGGCGCGCGAGCAGGCGGGCTCATGGCACGCGCGCGCCCAGCACTCGGCCATCACGACCGAGCGGATGCCGCCCCCCAATGACACGGCATCCGCGGTGGTCGTAGCGACCGGAACCGAACGGCTACCGCTGCGGCACCGGTGCCCACGCACCGGTCGGGACGTCCTCCGGCGCGGCGTCGACCTGGAACCGGTCGAGACGGAACGCCCTGGTCACCGGCGACGGCGAACCCGTGAGGATCTCCTCGGCGAGCAGCTCGCCGAGCACGAGGCCGAGAGTCGCGCCGGAGTGG harbors:
- a CDS encoding PfkB family carbohydrate kinase, with amino-acid sequence MNGGAGQHDGNAGFVIATIGDNTIDRYIGDESARYAGGNAYNVAAQLAGRGRAVAYFGAVGADANSRTIARGLHRAGIEPVGLVTMAGPTAATTIRVDGGERVFEREEFGVTADYFPSDADLELLAKASWVHIGMLPRAGELRARLASLGRRAGAANRPVVSQDCAVASGFTELDVAFGSVGERGDARAWAISALGAGARSAVVTRGAAGAVATDGADWFEQRAVPVDVVDTTGAGDAFIAGFIAARLDGAEIPSALERGAHWAAAACSHRGGWPLARADTSRART